One Streptomyces sp. V4I8 genomic window carries:
- a CDS encoding SigE family RNA polymerase sigma factor, producing the protein MQAEQEAQFQEFVRARWSHLVRTAFLLTGDAHHAEDLTQTALAKAYRSWRRVSRADHPEAYVRRMLVSCNSDRFRKRRVAESLTPAPPEVPGRDRGFADVDERGALLDALAQLPPRQRAVVVMRYWEDLSESEVAEVLGCSTGTVKSQASKGLAKLRAYPGLARMTSSVQGGSR; encoded by the coding sequence ATGCAGGCCGAACAAGAGGCCCAGTTCCAGGAATTCGTCAGGGCGCGGTGGTCCCACCTGGTCCGGACCGCGTTTCTCCTCACGGGCGACGCGCACCACGCCGAGGACCTGACGCAGACGGCGCTGGCGAAGGCGTACCGCTCCTGGCGGCGCGTGTCGCGGGCCGACCATCCGGAGGCGTACGTCCGGCGGATGCTGGTCAGTTGCAACAGCGACCGGTTCCGCAAACGGCGGGTCGCCGAGTCGCTGACGCCCGCACCGCCGGAGGTGCCGGGGCGCGACCGGGGTTTCGCCGACGTGGACGAGCGCGGTGCGCTGCTCGACGCCCTGGCCCAACTGCCGCCCAGACAGCGGGCGGTGGTCGTGATGCGCTATTGGGAGGACCTGTCCGAGTCGGAGGTCGCCGAGGTGCTCGGCTGCTCCACGGGCACCGTCAAGAGCCAGGCGTCCAAGGGGCTGGCGAAGTTGCGTGCGTATCCGGGCCTGGCCCGGATGACGTCGTCCGTGCAGGGAGGCAGCAGGTGA
- a CDS encoding alpha/beta hydrolase codes for MKQITKSAALIAAASGVVFGLVTPLTASATGTPAPLKWDKCEGEGVDPRQRCATVSVPMDYADPGGERIDIAVSRIPSEKPSARRGALLLIAGGPGGDSLNDPSSKGQKLPQEVRDAYDLIGFAPRGNAPSTSLSCEVGHEDLARTALRPWPAPDGSVTGNMATARRISEACARNGGELLQHISTKNNARDIDRVRAALGERKLSAWGVSYGTYVGVAYSELFPHRTDRVVLDSNDHADPVLAERAWLQAFEVGVEDNFPEFAKWASKPGNPDRVADTAAEVRPLFLRLAARLDREPIPWPGANPAELNGNVLRQTMLDSFYDPDDYPALAKLMLAARKGTVPPAPPAPPESLVQNYTAVGAGTICNDGAWPKSAAVYEKGVAESRAKYPLTAGMPRNAMLCAAWPWQPKEPPVRVSDRGPSNILLVQNERDVATPLSGALKLRETLGRRAVMVTVNATGHDSYLDNGNACGDAAVSRFLSTGQRPAEDLYCE; via the coding sequence ATGAAGCAGATCACGAAGAGTGCCGCCCTGATCGCCGCCGCCTCCGGAGTCGTCTTCGGGCTCGTCACCCCGCTCACCGCGTCCGCCACCGGCACGCCCGCGCCGCTGAAGTGGGACAAGTGCGAGGGTGAGGGGGTCGATCCGCGCCAGCGGTGCGCGACCGTCTCCGTGCCGATGGACTACGCCGACCCGGGCGGCGAGCGGATCGACATCGCCGTCTCCCGCATCCCCAGCGAGAAGCCCTCCGCCCGCCGCGGGGCCCTGCTGCTGATCGCGGGCGGTCCCGGCGGGGACAGTCTCAACGACCCCTCGAGCAAGGGGCAGAAGCTGCCGCAGGAGGTACGGGACGCCTACGACCTCATCGGGTTCGCGCCCCGGGGCAACGCCCCCTCGACGTCGCTGAGCTGCGAGGTAGGTCATGAGGACCTCGCGCGCACCGCTCTGCGCCCCTGGCCGGCCCCGGACGGCTCCGTCACCGGGAACATGGCCACCGCCCGGCGTATCTCGGAGGCCTGTGCGCGCAACGGCGGTGAGCTGCTCCAGCACATCAGCACCAAGAACAACGCCCGCGACATCGACCGCGTCCGGGCCGCGCTCGGCGAGCGCAAGCTGTCCGCCTGGGGCGTCTCGTACGGCACCTATGTCGGCGTCGCCTACAGCGAGCTGTTCCCGCACCGCACCGACCGCGTCGTGCTGGACAGCAACGACCACGCCGACCCGGTGCTGGCGGAGCGGGCCTGGCTCCAGGCGTTCGAGGTGGGCGTCGAGGACAACTTCCCCGAGTTCGCCAAGTGGGCGTCGAAGCCCGGCAACCCGGACCGGGTCGCCGACACGGCGGCCGAGGTGCGCCCGCTCTTCCTCCGCCTCGCCGCCCGCCTGGACCGCGAGCCGATCCCCTGGCCCGGTGCCAACCCGGCGGAGCTGAACGGCAACGTCCTGCGCCAGACCATGCTGGACAGCTTCTACGACCCCGACGACTACCCGGCCCTGGCCAAGCTGATGCTGGCCGCGCGGAAGGGCACGGTGCCGCCCGCGCCGCCGGCCCCGCCGGAGTCGCTGGTGCAGAACTACACGGCGGTCGGCGCCGGCACCATCTGCAACGACGGCGCCTGGCCGAAGTCGGCCGCCGTGTACGAGAAGGGCGTCGCCGAGAGCCGGGCGAAATACCCCCTGACCGCCGGCATGCCGAGGAACGCCATGCTGTGCGCCGCCTGGCCGTGGCAGCCGAAGGAGCCCCCGGTCCGGGTGAGCGACCGCGGCCCGTCGAACATCCTGCTCGTCCAGAACGAACGGGACGTGGCCACCCCCCTGAGCGGCGCCCTGAAGCTGCGCGAGACCCTCGGCAGGCGGGCCGTCATGGTCACCGTGAACGCCACCGGGCACGACTCCTACCTGGACAACGGCAACGCGTGCGGGGACGCGGCCGTCTCCCGCTTCCTGTCGACGGGACAGCGACCGGCCGAGGACCTCTACTGCGAGTAG
- a CDS encoding VOC family protein — protein sequence MDWTLELIAVPVTDLDRAKAFYRDQCGFRADIDAPFFGGVGRFVQLTPPGSRCSIVLEPGLPASPAGPRMPPGSLRGLQLCVTDVDAARTELLGRGVEVTPVQHMAETGWSEGRGEEPWNSFVFFHDPDGNGWTVQESPTPLAER from the coding sequence ATGGACTGGACCCTGGAGCTGATCGCCGTCCCGGTCACCGACCTGGACCGGGCCAAGGCCTTCTACCGGGACCAGTGCGGATTCCGCGCCGACATCGACGCACCCTTCTTCGGAGGCGTCGGCCGCTTCGTCCAGCTCACCCCGCCCGGCTCCCGCTGCTCCATCGTGCTGGAGCCCGGCCTCCCGGCCTCACCGGCCGGTCCCCGGATGCCCCCTGGCTCCCTACGGGGCCTCCAGCTCTGCGTCACGGACGTCGACGCGGCGCGGACGGAGCTGCTGGGACGCGGGGTCGAGGTGACCCCGGTCCAGCACATGGCCGAGACCGGCTGGTCGGAGGGCCGGGGCGAGGAGCCCTGGAACTCCTTCGTCTTCTTCCACGACCCCGACGGCAACGGCTGGACGGTCCAGGAGTCCCCGACGCCGCTCGCCGAGCGCTGA
- a CDS encoding ATP-binding cassette domain-containing protein, which yields MTAPHVADSHDLIRVHGARENNLKDVSIEIPKRRLTVFTGVSGSGKSSLVFDTIAAESQRLINETYSAFLQGFMPNLARPEVDVLDGLTTAITVDQQRMGSDPRSTVGTATDANAMLRILFSRLGEPHIGPPGAYSFNVASVSASGGFTVDRGADKTKTEKVSFSRTGGMCTHCEGRGTVSDIDLTQLFDDSKSLSEDPFTIPTYTGDGWVVRVIAESGFFDKEKPIREYSKKERHDFLYREPTKVKINGVNLTYEGLIPKLQKSFLSKDRESMQPHIRAFVDRAVTFARCPDCDGTRLSELARSSKIGKISIADACSMEIRDLAEWARKLKAPAVAPLLAKLQHTLDSFVEIGLGYLSLDRASGTLSGGEAQRTKMIRHLGSSLTDVTYVFDEPTIGLHPHDIQRMNNLLLRLRDKGNTVLVVEHKPETIAIADHVVDLGPGAGSAGGTVCFEGTLEGLRGSDTVTGRHLGDRAALKETVRKATGTLAIRGATANNLQDVDVDIPLGVLTVVTGVAGSGKSSLVHGSIPAEEGVVSVDQTPIRGSRRSNPATYTGLADPIRKAFAKANGVKPALFSANSEGACPTCNGAGVIYTDLAIMQSVATTCEECEGRRFEASVLEYRFGGRDISEVLAMSVTEAEEFFRAGEARTPAAHRILERMADVGLGYLTLGQPLTTLSGGERQRLKLATHMGDKGGVYVLDEPTTGLHLADVEQLLGLLDRLVDSGKSVIVIEHHQAVMAHADWIIDLGPGAGHDGGRIVFEGTPADLVAERSTLTGEHLAAYVGG from the coding sequence ATGACCGCGCCGCACGTCGCCGACAGCCACGACCTGATCCGGGTTCACGGCGCTCGCGAGAACAACCTCAAGGACGTCAGCATCGAGATCCCGAAGCGCCGGCTGACGGTGTTCACCGGGGTATCCGGGTCGGGCAAGAGCTCGCTCGTCTTCGACACGATCGCCGCCGAGTCGCAACGGCTGATCAACGAGACCTACAGCGCCTTCCTGCAAGGGTTCATGCCGAACCTCGCGCGCCCCGAGGTCGACGTACTCGACGGGCTGACCACCGCGATCACCGTCGACCAGCAGCGGATGGGATCGGACCCGCGCTCCACCGTCGGCACGGCCACCGACGCCAACGCGATGCTGCGCATCCTCTTCAGCCGGCTCGGCGAACCGCACATCGGCCCGCCCGGCGCGTACTCGTTCAATGTCGCCTCGGTCTCGGCGAGCGGCGGATTCACGGTCGACCGGGGCGCCGACAAGACCAAGACGGAGAAGGTCAGCTTCAGCCGCACCGGCGGCATGTGCACGCACTGCGAGGGCCGGGGGACGGTCTCCGACATCGACCTCACCCAGCTCTTCGACGACTCGAAGTCGCTCTCCGAGGATCCGTTCACCATTCCCACCTACACCGGGGACGGGTGGGTCGTGCGGGTCATCGCCGAGTCGGGGTTCTTCGACAAGGAGAAGCCGATCCGTGAGTACAGCAAGAAGGAGCGGCACGACTTCCTCTACCGCGAGCCGACCAAGGTCAAGATCAATGGCGTCAACCTCACCTACGAGGGGCTGATCCCGAAGCTCCAGAAGAGCTTCCTCTCCAAGGACCGCGAGTCGATGCAGCCGCACATCCGGGCCTTCGTGGACCGTGCGGTCACCTTCGCCCGGTGCCCCGACTGCGACGGCACCCGGCTCAGCGAGCTCGCCCGCTCCTCGAAGATCGGCAAGATCAGCATCGCCGACGCCTGCTCGATGGAGATCCGCGACCTGGCGGAGTGGGCACGCAAGCTCAAGGCGCCGGCGGTGGCGCCGCTGCTCGCCAAGCTGCAGCACACCCTCGACTCGTTCGTGGAGATCGGGCTCGGATATCTGTCGCTCGACCGGGCCTCCGGCACGCTCTCCGGAGGCGAGGCGCAGCGCACCAAGATGATCCGCCACCTCGGGTCGTCGCTCACGGATGTGACGTACGTCTTCGACGAGCCCACCATCGGGCTGCACCCGCACGACATCCAGCGGATGAACAACCTGCTCCTGCGCCTGCGCGACAAGGGCAACACCGTGCTGGTGGTGGAGCACAAGCCGGAGACGATCGCCATCGCCGACCATGTCGTGGACCTCGGTCCCGGCGCCGGCTCGGCGGGCGGCACCGTCTGCTTCGAGGGCACCTTGGAGGGGCTGCGGGGGAGCGACACCGTCACCGGGCGTCATCTCGGTGACCGGGCCGCGCTGAAGGAGACCGTCCGCAAGGCCACCGGCACGCTCGCGATCCGCGGCGCCACGGCGAACAACCTCCAGGACGTCGACGTCGACATCCCGCTCGGCGTGCTCACCGTCGTCACCGGGGTCGCCGGCTCCGGCAAGAGCTCCCTGGTGCACGGCTCGATCCCCGCCGAGGAGGGCGTGGTCTCGGTCGACCAGACGCCGATCCGCGGCTCCCGGCGCAGCAACCCGGCGACGTACACCGGACTGGCCGACCCGATCCGCAAGGCCTTCGCCAAGGCCAACGGCGTGAAGCCGGCGCTGTTCAGCGCCAACTCCGAGGGCGCCTGCCCCACCTGCAACGGCGCCGGTGTCATCTACACCGACCTGGCGATCATGCAGAGCGTCGCCACCACCTGCGAGGAGTGCGAGGGCAGGCGGTTCGAGGCGTCGGTGCTGGAGTACCGCTTCGGCGGCCGGGACATCAGCGAGGTGCTCGCGATGTCGGTGACCGAGGCCGAGGAGTTCTTCCGCGCCGGTGAGGCCCGCACCCCGGCGGCCCACAGGATCCTGGAGCGGATGGCGGACGTCGGCCTCGGCTACCTCACCCTCGGCCAGCCGCTGACCACCCTGTCCGGCGGCGAGCGGCAGCGGCTGAAACTGGCCACGCACATGGGCGACAAGGGCGGCGTCTACGTCCTCGACGAGCCGACCACCGGCCTCCACCTCGCCGATGTCGAGCAACTGCTCGGCCTGCTGGACCGGCTCGTCGACTCCGGCAAGTCGGTCATCGTCATCGAGCACCACCAGGCCGTCATGGCGCACGCCGACTGGATCATCGACCTCGGTCCCGGCGCCGGCCACGACGGCGGCCGGATCGTCTTCGAGGGCACCCCCGCCGATCTCGTCGCCGAGCGCTCCACCCTCACCGGTGAGCACCTCGCGGCCTACGTCGGCGGCTGA
- a CDS encoding helix-turn-helix transcriptional regulator — translation MPEEQRLRTLVALRRVRDRMDREYAQPLDVEALARGVHMSAGHLSREFKAAYGESPYGYLMTRRIERAMALLRRGDLSVTEVCFEVGCSSLGTFSTRFTELVGMSPSAYRRQETDAAAGIPSCVAKQVTRPLRNREAPFSLAAAVNGAVPVSEP, via the coding sequence ATGCCGGAGGAACAGCGTCTGCGCACCCTCGTCGCGCTGCGCCGCGTCCGCGACCGGATGGACCGGGAGTACGCGCAGCCGCTGGACGTCGAGGCCCTCGCGCGGGGCGTGCACATGTCGGCCGGGCACCTCAGCCGTGAGTTCAAGGCGGCCTACGGCGAGTCGCCGTACGGCTATCTGATGACGCGCCGCATCGAGCGCGCGATGGCGCTGCTGCGCCGCGGCGACCTCAGCGTCACCGAGGTGTGTTTCGAGGTCGGCTGCTCGTCGCTGGGCACCTTCAGCACGCGCTTCACGGAGCTGGTCGGCATGTCGCCGAGCGCCTACCGCCGCCAGGAGACGGACGCGGCGGCCGGTATCCCCTCGTGCGTGGCGAAGCAGGTGACCAGGCCGCTGCGGAACCGGGAGGCGCCGTTCAGCCTGGCCGCCGCGGTCAACGGAGCGGTACCGGTCAGCGAGCCGTAG
- a CDS encoding abortive phage infection protein, with protein sequence MGKTEGISRAGFLAGAAAVGMAGAVLPAGPAAATGPEPERAGTGRKGLRHRGVVYTVGAGETPGTAWSAARMREDVRIIRDDLHADTLDVTGDGVERLTATAAEAAERGLHVWLQPTLGDVPEREILDSIAECGRFAERLRRQGASVDLSVGCEFWLFVPGIVPGETVLDRVDNLQKGTVDMARMQRRLARFTAKAAATGRSVFHGRLSYAAAQDEAFEPVDWNLFDVIGIDYYSHFPQHAEYLRELRRYLRRGKPLAITEFGTCAYVGAPEAGGMGWNIVDYTKEPNEIKGHVVRSERTQAAYLGDLLDVFESMGLYAAMAFEFVTADAPHRPDNPRHDLDLASYSITKAIKDRPDDPASGWHWEPKEAFHAVARRYGRRARAAVRGDHG encoded by the coding sequence ATGGGGAAGACCGAGGGCATCAGCAGGGCAGGGTTTCTCGCGGGGGCGGCGGCCGTCGGGATGGCGGGGGCGGTGCTGCCCGCGGGGCCGGCCGCGGCGACCGGACCAGAGCCGGAGCGCGCCGGTACCGGGCGCAAAGGCCTGAGGCACAGGGGCGTCGTCTACACCGTCGGCGCGGGCGAGACGCCCGGCACCGCGTGGAGCGCCGCCCGGATGCGTGAGGACGTCCGGATCATCCGCGACGACCTGCACGCCGACACCCTCGACGTCACCGGCGACGGCGTCGAACGCCTCACCGCCACGGCCGCCGAGGCCGCCGAGCGCGGGCTGCACGTCTGGCTCCAGCCGACTCTCGGGGACGTGCCCGAGCGGGAGATCCTGGACAGCATCGCCGAGTGCGGCCGGTTCGCGGAGCGGCTGCGGCGGCAGGGGGCGAGCGTCGACTTGAGCGTGGGCTGCGAGTTCTGGCTGTTCGTGCCGGGAATCGTGCCCGGGGAGACGGTCCTGGACCGGGTCGACAACCTCCAGAAGGGCACGGTCGACATGGCGAGGATGCAGCGCCGCCTCGCCCGCTTCACCGCGAAGGCGGCGGCGACCGGCCGCTCCGTCTTCCACGGCCGCCTCAGCTACGCCGCCGCACAGGACGAGGCGTTCGAGCCGGTCGACTGGAACCTCTTCGACGTCATCGGCATCGACTACTACTCGCACTTCCCTCAACACGCCGAGTACCTACGGGAGTTGAGGCGCTATCTGCGCCGGGGCAAGCCCCTGGCGATCACCGAGTTCGGCACGTGCGCGTACGTCGGCGCCCCCGAGGCGGGCGGCATGGGCTGGAACATCGTCGACTACACGAAGGAGCCGAACGAGATCAAGGGCCACGTGGTGCGCAGTGAGCGCACCCAGGCCGCCTACCTGGGCGATCTGCTGGACGTCTTCGAGTCGATGGGCCTGTACGCGGCGATGGCCTTCGAGTTCGTCACCGCGGACGCCCCGCACCGCCCCGACAACCCGCGCCACGACCTCGACCTGGCGAGCTACAGCATCACCAAGGCCATCAAGGACCGCCCCGACGACCCGGCCTCCGGCTGGCACTGGGAGCCGAAGGAGGCCTTCCACGCGGTGGCCCGCCGCTACGGCCGACGGGCACGGGCGGCCGTGCGGGGAGACCATGGCTGA